Genomic DNA from Pigmentiphaga litoralis:
CGTGCCCGTGGTCGTGGACGGTGACGTCATCGGCGCCATCGGTGTTGCCGGCGCAGGTGGCGCGGCCTTCGACGAAGGCTGCGCGCTTACCGCCCTTTCACAAACTTTGACTTCCAATTAAGAGACCACCATGAAAGCATTCAAACTGTTGTTCGCAGGCGCCGCACTGAGCGTCATGTCTTCCCTGGCCGCTGCAGCCTCCAACCCCCTGAGCGTCCACGTGCTGAACCTGCAGGACGGCCTGCCCTCCCCTGCTGTGAAGGTAACGCTGGAAAAGCAGAACGGGCAGAACTGGAACCTGCTCAACACGGCCACGACCAACGAGCAAGGCCGCATCCCCGAGTTCTACCCCGCGGGCAAGGCCTTGGAGAAAGGCATTTACCGGGTGACGTTCAAGACGGGTGAATGGTTCACCGCGCACAAGACGACCAGCTTCTTTCCTGAAGTGCCTGTGATCTTTGAAGCGGACGGCACGGTGCCCCACTACCACATCCCGCTGCTGCTCAGTCCGTATGGGTTCTCGACTTATCGGGGGAATTGACCTTCTTGACCCGCGTTCTTGCCGACTTCGAGACGTTGCTGCAAATCCGATAAAAGACGAAATCTATGACGTTTATCGATCA
This window encodes:
- the uraH gene encoding hydroxyisourate hydrolase; this translates as MKAFKLLFAGAALSVMSSLAAAASNPLSVHVLNLQDGLPSPAVKVTLEKQNGQNWNLLNTATTNEQGRIPEFYPAGKALEKGIYRVTFKTGEWFTAHKTTSFFPEVPVIFEADGTVPHYHIPLLLSPYGFSTYRGN